Genomic DNA from Cucumis melo cultivar AY chromosome 10, USDA_Cmelo_AY_1.0, whole genome shotgun sequence:
aagataaaaCCCAAAACTTGCAAAATAGCTCAAGTTTCACCTCCTCAACATCCATATTGGATAAGAAGAAAGGCTAGAATAATGGATGAGCAAACCAATCACCAGGTTCAAGCAGTTCGTCAAGACGTTGAAGGATTGAAAGATCAATTGGCAAAGATCCTCGAACTGCTTACTACTGGAAGAGGAAAGAGTGTTGCGGGGACTTCAAGTGGAAGTAGATCTAAACTAAGTACTAGAGGACATGCCTGCATACCCTCCAGGTTTTACTTCTAAAAGGCCGTCTAGTCCACGCATGGTGGATAGGACATACCCTACATCCTTTCCTGTGCAAAATCCTAACTCGACCACCCAACAGGCATCCCATGTGAGCGATCCCATATCTACTCCAATTAAGAGAAGTGGTAAGAAAATTTCAGAAGAGCATGGTAGTAGAAGAAGATTGGAATTTCTAGAAGAAAGATTGCACGTCGTTGAAGGTGGAGACATGCACGGGAGTATTGGCACAGCACAACTATGTTTGATATCAGATGTGGTGATCCTTCCCAAATTCAAGACTCCAAATTTTGAGAAGTACAATGTAACCACATGCCCAAAAAGTCATCTAGTTACGTACTGTCGGAAAATGTCAGCTTATGCTCATGATGATAAATTGTTGATTCATTGTTTTCAAG
This window encodes:
- the LOC107991990 gene encoding uncharacterized protein LOC107991990 produces the protein MDEQTNHQVQAVRQDVEGLKDQLAKILELLTTGRGKSVAGTSSGSFTSKRPSSPRMVDRTYPTSFPVQNPNSTTQQASHVSDPISTPIKRSGKKISEEHGSRRRLEFLEERLHVVEGGDMHGSIGTAQLCLISDVVILPKFKTPNFEKYNVTTCPKSHLVTYCRKMSAYAHDDKLLIHCFQDSLVGPTSRWYM